The following proteins come from a genomic window of Trifolium pratense cultivar HEN17-A07 linkage group LG4, ARS_RC_1.1, whole genome shotgun sequence:
- the LOC123920960 gene encoding immediate early response 3-interacting protein 1-like isoform X2: protein MGLWTLLEGLLLLANALAILNEDRFLVPKGWGLSDFSGGRTKSFKGQIIGLIYATQYLRVPLILFNSVFIIVKLVSG, encoded by the coding sequence ATGGGTTTGTGGACATTACTTGAGGGACTCCTGCTTCTGGCAAATGCTCTAGCAATATTAAATGAGGACCGCTTTCTTGTCCCTAAAGGATGGGGCTTATCAGATTTTTCAGGAGGTAGGACAAAGTCTTTCAAAGGCCAGATTATAGGTCTCATTTACGCAACTCAGTACCTACGAGTCCCTCTTATACTTTTTAACTCCGTCTTCATTATTGTAAAGTTGGTTTCTGGGTGA
- the LOC123922374 gene encoding uncharacterized protein LOC123922374 — translation MVDAYSNLSDVRVGNFPWCLKVRVIRLWVVKSNLISGDARIHATVRRHLIPLFKAVIIEGEVYTLSAFSVVDAYGLCRPTRHPYFMGVMTGISSQNEFLKDGQRVKMIVVEISDHRGFCHVVLFGEIVDYLVQMMTTLDGGLPVVVIQFAKIRFFRGRVLLQNIQNLTRMLFNPPVDESVLLGRRLSKMRGGPAMTVPLIGPPVKPSVVG, via the exons ATGGTTGATGCTTATAGCAATTTAAGTGATGTTCGTGTTGGAAATTTTCCATGGTGTTTGAAGGTTCGTGTGATTCGTCTTTGGGTGGTCAAATCCAATTTAATTTCTGG GGATGCAAGGATACATGCTACTGTCCGGAGACACTTGATTCCTTTGTTTAAAGCTGTTATTATTGAAGGTGAAGTTTATACTTTATCTGCGTTTTCTGTTGTTGATGCTTATGGATTATGCAGGCCAACTAGGCATCCTT ATTTTATGGGGGTAATGACTGGTATATCTTCCCAGAATGAGTTTCTTAAAGATGGTCAACGTGTCAAAATGATTGTTGTTGAGATATCTGATCACAG AGGTTTCTGTCATGTTGTTCTGTTTGGCGAAATTGTTGATTacttggttcagatgatgaccACTCTCGACGGAGGTCTACCGGTGGTTGTTATTCAATTTGCCAAGATCAGATTTTTTCGtg GTCGTGTTCTTTTACAGAATATTCAAAATCTAACTAGGATGTTGTTTAATCCTCCAGTTGATGAATCTGTACTTTTAGGAAGAAG GTTATCTAAAATGCGAGGTGGACCTGCAATGACTGTTCCGTTAATTGGTCCTCCCGTTAAACCTTCGGTCGTGGGATGA